The following coding sequences lie in one Pseudomonas svalbardensis genomic window:
- the gcvT gene encoding glycine cleavage system aminomethyltransferase GcvT has translation MSTEQLSKTPLHALHIELGARMVPFAGYDMPVQYPLGVMKEHQHTRDQAGLFDVSHMGQIRLTGANAAKALESLVPVDIIDLPVGTQRYAMFTNETGGILDDLMVANLGNDELFLVVNAACKDQDLAHLRKHIGDQCTIEPLFEERALLALQGPAAVTVLARLAPEVAKMTFMQFARVKLLGVDCFVSRSGYTGEDGYEISVPAFNAEALARALLTEPEVAAIGLGARDSLRLEAGLCLYGHDMNTETTPIEASLLWAISKPRRADGARAGGFPGAETVFGQQQAGVSRKRVGLLPQERTPVREGAEIVNEAGDIIGAVCSGGFGPTLGGPLAMGYVDSAYIALDTPVWAIVRGKKVPLLVSKMPFVPQRYYRG, from the coding sequence ATGTCCACCGAACAACTGTCGAAAACCCCACTGCACGCACTGCACATCGAACTCGGCGCCCGCATGGTGCCGTTTGCTGGCTACGACATGCCGGTGCAATACCCGCTCGGCGTGATGAAAGAACACCAGCACACCCGTGATCAGGCCGGGCTGTTCGATGTCTCGCACATGGGCCAGATCCGTCTGACCGGCGCCAATGCCGCCAAGGCGCTGGAAAGCCTGGTACCGGTAGACATCATCGACCTGCCAGTGGGCACGCAGCGCTACGCGATGTTCACCAACGAAACGGGGGGCATCCTCGACGACCTGATGGTCGCCAACCTGGGTAACGACGAACTGTTCCTGGTGGTCAACGCCGCCTGCAAGGATCAGGACCTGGCGCACCTGCGCAAGCACATCGGCGACCAGTGCACCATCGAGCCGCTGTTCGAAGAACGCGCCCTGCTCGCGCTGCAAGGTCCGGCCGCCGTCACCGTGCTCGCGCGCCTGGCGCCTGAAGTTGCGAAGATGACCTTCATGCAATTCGCCCGTGTAAAGCTGCTGGGTGTGGACTGCTTTGTCAGCCGTTCGGGCTATACCGGTGAAGACGGTTACGAAATCTCCGTGCCGGCCTTCAATGCCGAAGCCCTGGCTCGCGCCCTGCTGACCGAACCTGAAGTGGCGGCCATCGGCCTTGGCGCTCGCGACTCCCTGCGCCTGGAAGCCGGCCTGTGCCTCTACGGCCACGACATGAACACCGAGACCACCCCGATCGAAGCCAGCCTGCTGTGGGCCATCTCCAAGCCTCGTCGCGCTGATGGCGCACGTGCCGGCGGCTTCCCTGGCGCTGAAACCGTGTTCGGACAGCAACAAGCCGGTGTCAGCCGCAAACGCGTTGGTCTGTTGCCTCAGGAACGCACGCCGGTGCGCGAAGGTGCGGAGATCGTCAATGAAGCAGGCGACATCATTGGTGCGGTTTGCAGTGGCGGCTTCGGTCCGACCTTGGGCGGCCCTTTGGCGATGGGTTACGTCGACAGTGCTTATATCGCTCTCGATACGCCGGTATGGGCGATTGTTCGTGGGAAAAAAGTGCCTTTGCTTGTAAGCAAAATGCCATTTGTTCCACAACGCTACTACCGCGGCTGA
- a CDS encoding cold-shock protein has translation MSQRQSGTVKWFNDEKGFGFITPESGPDLFVHFRAIQGNGFKSLKEGQKVTFVAVQGQKGMQADEVQAEA, from the coding sequence ATGTCCCAACGTCAGAGCGGTACCGTCAAGTGGTTTAACGACGAGAAAGGTTTTGGTTTTATCACTCCAGAAAGCGGTCCGGATCTGTTCGTGCATTTCCGCGCTATTCAGGGCAACGGCTTCAAGAGCCTAAAAGAAGGCCAGAAAGTGACTTTCGTTGCTGTGCAAGGCCAGAAAGGCATGCAGGCTGACGAAGTACAAGCAGAAGCCTGA
- a CDS encoding RDD family protein, with protein sequence MSKHLLKPQGDFPAVTLGRRLAAMFYDFLLCAALLIVTSGIYKMIQMAIIGEDKMRTLTEAGALDGDPLLSTVLLFVLFGFFAKFWTWSGQTLGMQVWCIRVQNADGSSISLWQALLRFVVSIASLLCVGLGFFWSLFDKQKRSWHDIYSNTQLVRIPKKTK encoded by the coding sequence ATGTCGAAACATCTTCTCAAACCCCAGGGCGACTTTCCTGCCGTCACCCTGGGTCGTCGCCTGGCAGCGATGTTCTACGACTTCTTGTTGTGTGCCGCCCTGCTGATCGTCACCAGCGGCATTTACAAGATGATCCAGATGGCGATCATCGGCGAAGACAAAATGCGCACCCTGACCGAAGCCGGCGCGCTGGATGGCGATCCATTGCTCTCAACGGTGCTGCTGTTTGTGCTGTTCGGCTTCTTCGCCAAATTCTGGACCTGGTCCGGTCAGACCCTGGGCATGCAGGTCTGGTGCATACGCGTGCAAAACGCCGACGGTTCATCCATCAGCCTGTGGCAGGCGTTGCTGCGCTTTGTGGTGTCGATCGCGTCCTTGCTGTGCGTCGGGCTGGGTTTCTTCTGGTCGCTGTTCGATAAACAGAAACGTAGCTGGCATGACATCTACTCCAATACCCAGCTCGTGCGGATTCCAAAGAAAACCAAGTAG
- the nadA gene encoding quinolinate synthase NadA → MTQISERLLVQAHLDAKQPKPLTVEEEAYYRAAIAAELKAQDAVLVAHFYCDPVIQALAEETGGCVSDSLEMARFGNAHPAKTVVVAGVKFMGETAKILNPEKRILMPTLEATCSLDLGCPVDEFSAFCDQHPERTVVVYANTSAAVKARADWVVTSSCALEIVESLMDNGETIIWGPDKHLGTYIQRQTGADMLLWDGACIVHEEFKSKQLEDMKALYPDAAILVHPESPTSVIELADAVGSTSQLIAAAQSLPNKTFIVATDRGIFYKMQQLCPDKVFIEAPTAGNGAACRSCAHCPWMAMNTLERTLKSLKEGTNEIFVDPALIPQAIRPLKRMLDFTQAARMKLAGNA, encoded by the coding sequence ATGACGCAGATTTCCGAACGCCTTCTGGTTCAAGCCCACCTCGACGCCAAGCAGCCCAAGCCGCTGACTGTCGAGGAAGAGGCCTATTACCGTGCCGCCATCGCTGCCGAGCTCAAGGCTCAGGATGCGGTGCTGGTTGCTCACTTCTATTGCGATCCGGTCATTCAGGCCCTGGCCGAAGAAACCGGTGGTTGCGTCTCCGACTCGCTGGAGATGGCTCGCTTTGGCAATGCTCACCCGGCCAAGACCGTGGTGGTCGCCGGTGTGAAGTTCATGGGCGAGACCGCCAAAATCCTCAACCCTGAAAAACGCATCCTGATGCCGACCCTGGAAGCGACCTGCTCGCTGGACCTGGGTTGCCCGGTTGACGAGTTCTCGGCGTTCTGTGATCAGCACCCGGAGCGTACCGTGGTGGTGTATGCCAACACGTCGGCGGCGGTCAAAGCCCGGGCGGATTGGGTGGTGACTTCAAGCTGCGCGCTGGAGATCGTCGAAAGCCTGATGGATAACGGCGAAACCATCATCTGGGGCCCGGACAAACACCTGGGCACCTACATCCAGCGCCAGACCGGCGCGGACATGCTGCTGTGGGACGGTGCCTGCATCGTTCACGAAGAGTTCAAGTCCAAGCAACTCGAAGACATGAAGGCGCTGTACCCGGACGCAGCGATTCTGGTGCATCCGGAGTCGCCGACGTCGGTGATCGAGTTGGCGGATGCCGTCGGCTCCACCAGTCAGTTGATTGCGGCAGCGCAAAGTCTGCCAAACAAGACCTTTATCGTCGCCACTGATCGCGGCATCTTCTACAAGATGCAGCAGCTGTGCCCGGACAAGGTCTTCATCGAAGCGCCAACGGCCGGTAACGGCGCAGCCTGCCGCAGTTGCGCACATTGCCCGTGGATGGCGATGAATACCCTTGAGCGCACGCTGAAGAGCTTGAAAGAGGGGACTAACGAGATCTTTGTCGATCCCGCGCTGATTCCACAAGCGATTCGGCCGCTCAAGCGCATGCTCGACTTCACACAGGCAGCGCGGATGAAATTGGCCGGTAACGCCTGA